Proteins from a genomic interval of Spea bombifrons isolate aSpeBom1 chromosome 4, aSpeBom1.2.pri, whole genome shotgun sequence:
- the DOK2 gene encoding docking protein 2, with translation MEGSIVKQGSLYFQHQQRFGKKWKKVWAVLHRPASSGVARLEMHEGSQPPESGRKLECWKLIQLSDCVSLSERGGENSPKDTRAFSIETAQRVFLLASETSEQPCWVRELCALAFPQERLFLERRCSQPQQSEGLRLQENVLYSTSRESSPGNQFVVRIRQTDASSRCSLSGMYTLSVDTNCLSLRDRQSGSLLYSWPYPFLRRFGRDKAMFSFEAGRRCTSGEGTFEFQTALGSQIFSAIETAISSHHNDLAVSSLHEYSKITNLGSWPPAPPSSLQKSISQPPPQVNLPGENHLPESDYAIPFDKVARNLLNTGFVGLLGPVPPAQGKIKKSRGAEHIYDEPEVPVNPVYDEPEEMKTDAWKTQGTDAHETGYEYPYLPGWDDYAVPRVGVTTSTKGKQKVEGDEWGSEVNDDREYDNITLKGSQKS, from the exons AAATGGAAGAAGGTTTGGGCTGTCCTGCATAGACCTGCCTCCTCAGGTGTCGCGCGTCTGGAGATGCATGAAGGTTCCCAACCTCCAGAATCTGGTCGCAAATTGGAATGTTGGAAACTCATTCAGCTTAGCGATTGCGTGAGCTTGTCAGAGCGCGGCGGGGAAAACAGCCCAAAGGATACCCGCGCATTCAGCATCGAGACAGCACAGAGAGTCTTCCTGCTCGCCAGCGAGACCTCCGAGCAGCCATGCTGGGTCAGAGAGCTCTGCGCTCTTGCGTTCCCTCAG GAGCGCTTGTTTCTGGAGAGACGTTGCAGTCAACCGCAGCAGTCTGAGGGTCTCCGGCTGCAGGAAAATGTTCTGTATAGTACTAGCAGAGAAAGCAGTCCAG GCAATCAGTTTGTGGTCCGGATCAGACAGACGGATGCATCTTCTCGCTGCAGTCTCTCTGGGATGTACACACTCTCAGTTGACACCAACTGCCTCTCGCTGCGAGACCGTCAAAGCGGGAGCCTGTTGTACAGCTGGCCGTACCCGTTCCTGAGGAGATTTGGGAGAGACAAG GCTATGTTCTCCTTTGAGGCTGGCCGTCGTTGCACTTCTGGTGAAGGAACTTTTGAATTTCAGACAGCCCTCGGTAGTCAGATCTTCTCGGCCATTGAAACTGCCATCAGCTCTCATCACAATGACCTTGCCGTCTCAAGTTTGCAtgaatacagtaaaataaccaaTCTTGGATCATGGCCACCAGCACCCCCATCTTCTCTTCAGAAGTCCATCTCCCAACCACCTCCTCAAGTCAATCTCCCTGGAGAAAATCATCTTCCAGAGAGTGACTATGCCATACCTTTTGATAAAGTGGCTCGTAACCTCTTGAATACAGGCTTTGTGGGTCTCCTTGGACCCGTCCCACCCGCACAGGGGAAAATCAAGAAAAGCCGCGGAGCAGAACACATATACGATGAGCCAGAGGTGCCCGTCAATCCTGTCTACGACGAACCAGAGGAGATGAAAACTGATGCTTGGAAGACTCAAGGCACTGATGCCCATGAAACTGGATATGAATATCCATATTTACCGGGGTGGGATGATTATGCTGTTCCCAGGGTTGGGGTAACAACCAGCACAAAAGGGAAACAAAAGGTAGAGGGGGATGAGTGGGGAAGCGAGGTGAACGATGATCGTGAATATGATAATATTACACTGAAGGGATCGCAGAAAAGCTGA